In Ictalurus punctatus breed USDA103 chromosome 3, Coco_2.0, whole genome shotgun sequence, the following are encoded in one genomic region:
- the pank2 gene encoding pantothenate kinase 2, mitochondrial yields MELNGYHCDSELKDEDTMETQLLRSRAEAPCGFVGTAELERSPAGGGAHPERLVSNSSSGRQRIDSLKKNRPPFPWFGMDIGGTLVKLVYFEPKDITAEEEQEEVESLKSIRHYLTSHTAYGKTGIRDVHLELTDLTLWGRRGSLHFIRFPTQELPAFLQMGRDKHFSSLHTTLCATGGGAYKFEADFRTTADLQLLKLDELDCLIKGVLYIDSVVSNGPPECYYYENPTDPEHCEQKAYNLENPYPLLLVNIGSGVSILAVYSKDNYKRVTGTSLGGGTFLGLCCLLTGCSTFEEALEMASMGESTRVDKLVRDIYGGDYERFGLPGWAVASSFGSMICKEKRDSVSKEDLARATLVTITNNIGSITRMCALNESIERVVFVGNFLRVNTLSMKLLAYAMDYWSKGQLKALFLRHEGYFGAVGALLELMNSS; encoded by the exons ATGGAGCTGAATGGTTACCACTGTGACAGTGAGCTCAAAGATGAGGACACGATGGAGACACAGCTTCTCCGCTCTAGGGCCGAAGCGCCTTGTGGCTTCGTCGGTACAGCGGAACTGGAGCGCAGTCCTGCCGGGGGAGGCGCCCACCCAGAGCGGCTGGTGTCGAACTCGAGCTCGGGGAGACAGAGGATCGACTcgctgaagaaaaacaggccGC CTTTCCCATGGTTTGGCATGGATATAGGTGGTACTTTGGTCAAGCTGGTTTACTTTGAGCCCAAAGACATCACCGCAGAAGAAGAGCAGGAGGAGGTGGAAAGTCTGAAAAGTATCCGCCATTACCTCACTTCACACACAGCCTATGGTAAAACGGGCATCCGAGACGTGCACCTGGAGCTGACTGACCTGACTCTGTGGGGGCGCAGGGGCAGCCTACACTTCATCCGCTTTCCCACACAAGAGCTCCCAGCTTTTCTGCAGATGGGCCGAGACAAGCATTTCTCCAGCCTGCATACCACTCTCTGTGCCACTGGTGGTGGTGCGTACAAGTTTGAGGCTGATTTCCGCACG ACGGCAGACCTGCAGCTTCTGAAGCTGGACGAGTTAGACTGTCTGATTAAGGGTGTCCTTTACATCGACTCGGTGGTCTCAAATGGTCCCCCTGAGTGTTACTACTATGAGAACCCCACAGACCCGGAGCACTGCGAACAGAAAGCCTACAATCTGGAGAACCCTTACCCTCTGCTCCTGGTCAACATCGGATCCGGTGTCAGCATACTGGCCGTCTACTCCAAAGACAACTACAAACGAGTAACTGGTACCAG TTTGGGTGGTGGTACTTTCCTCGGGCTGTGTTGCTTGCTCACTGGCTGCTCTACCTTTGAAGAGGCGCTGGAAATGGCTTCGATGGGAGAAAGCACTCGTGTGGATAAACTGGTCAGAGACATTTACGGGGGTGACTATGAGAGATTTGGCTTGCCAGGATGGGCTGTTGCTTCTAG TTTTGGGAGCATGATTTGCAAAGAAAAGCGAGATTCCGTCTCAAAAGAGGATTTGGCTAGAGCCACACTTGTCACCATCACAAACAACATTGGTTCAATCACACGCATGTGTGCACTAAATGAG AGCATCGAGAGAGTGGTGTTTGTTGGGAACTTCTTGCGGGTGAACACATTATCCATGAAGTTACTGGCATATGCTATGGACTACTGGAGTAAAGGACAACTCAAAGCTCTGTTCCTCAGacatgag GGCTACTTTGGTGCTGTTGGAGCGCTGTTGGAACTGATGAACTCCTCTTGA
- the loxl3b gene encoding lysyl oxidase homolog 3B isoform X1 — protein sequence MEHSQWWRHVVFLFFGIWVPSCFAQMASTVHPSPTPTAKSPEYLKFRLAGHPRKHNEGRIEVFYKGEWGTICDDDFSLANAHVLCRQLGFVSATGWAHSAKYGKGTGKIWLDNVQCSGSERSISVCKSRGWGSSDCTHDEDAGVICKDERLPGFVDSNIIEVQMDERHVEEVRLRPVVSSKRLPVIEGVVEVKYKDRWAQICDNGWTPKNSRVVCGMMGFPHERKVNKNFYKHLRKRSTVPKVKIRVKADRQEAKAKAITKASSKSKPGNSATAKRLYADRQKNYFLVHSVACLGTEIHLAACPLEFNHVNATESCPGGMPAVVSCVPGPEYAQNRAMKKKLKSSSTVRLKGGAKPGEGRVEVLKGNEWGTVCDDRWNMQSASVVCRELGYGSAKEALTGARMGQGIGPIYMNEVQCTGHERSLWNCRYKNITAEDCKHTEDAAVRCNVPYMGFEKTVRITGGRTRYEGRVEVLRTSTNGTQHWGLICGEGWGTSEAMVVCRQLGLGYSNHGMQETWYWDGSNVTNMVMSGVKCTGDELALSQCQQHKTVTCQKTAARFAAGVICSETASDLVLNASLVQQTAYIEDRPLHMLYCAAEEDCLSKSAAKVNWPYGHRRLLRFSSQIHNIGRADFRPKAGRHSWVWHACHGHYHSMDIFTHYDLLSVNGTKVAEGHKASFCLEDSDCQEGVSKRYECANFGEQGITVGCWDLYRHDIDCQWIDITDVKPGNYIMQVVINPNFEVSESDYTNNAMKCNCKYDGHRIWFHNCHTGDAFSEEAERKFEKYPGQLNNEIS from the exons ATGGAGCACTCTCAGTGGTGGAGACACGTAGTCTTCCTCTTTTTTGGCATTTGGGTTCCATCATGCTTCGCTCAGATGGCATCCACTGTGCACCCAAGTCCCACCCCAACAGCCAAGTCACCTGAGTATCTGAAGTTTCGACTAGCTGGTCATCCGCGAAAGCACAATGAGGGCCGAATCGAGGTTTTCTATAAGGGCGAATGGGGAACCATCTGTGACGATGACTTCTCACTGGCCAATGCTCATGTGCTCTGTCGCCAGCTCGGGTTTGTCTCTGCTACAGGCTGGGCCCACAGCGCCAAATACGGAAAGGGCACAG gtaaGATCTGGTTAGATAACGTGCAGTGCAGTGGCAGTGAGAGGAGTATATCAGTGTGTAAGTCACGGGGATGGGGCAGCAGTGACTGTACTCATGATGAAGATGCTGGGGTGATCTGTAAGGATGAGAGGCTGCCAGGATTTGTTGACTCCAACATCATAGAG GTGCAGATGGATGAAAGGCATGTGGAGGAGGTGCGTCTCCGGCCTGTGGTATCCAGCAAAAGGCTGCCAGTGATAGAGGGAGTGGTGGAAGTAAAGTATAAAGACAGATGGGCCCAAATCTGTGATAACGGCTGGACACCTAAAAATTCAAGGGTTGTCTGTGGCATGATGGGTTTCCCCCATGAGAGGAAGGTCAACAAGAACTTCTACAA GCATCTCAGAAAGAGATCCACTGTGCCAAAAGTCAAAATTAGAGTAAAAGCAGACAG GCAAGAAGCCAAAGCTAAAGCTATCACTAAAGCTAGTTCTAAGTCTAAACCTGGCAACTCGGCCACAGCCAAAAG ACTGTATGCAGACCGGCAGAAGAATTACTTCCTGGTTCACTCTGTGGCCTGTTTAGGCACGGAGATTCACCTAGCTGCCTGTCCTCTGGAGTTTAACCACGTTAATGCCACTGAAAGCTGCCCAGGTGGCATGCCTGCCGTCGTCAGCTGTGTGCCTGGACCAGAGTATGCTCAAAACCGTGCCATGAAGAAAAAACTCAAATCCTCG AGCACAGTACGTCTGAAAGGTGGAGCGAAGCCAGGAGAGGGCCGTGTGGAGGTGCTGAAAGGCAATGAATGGGGGACAGTGTGTGATGATCGCTGGAACATGCAGTCTGCCAGTGTGGTGTGCAGAGAATTGGGCTATGGCTCTGCTAAGGAGGCTCTTACTGGAGCTCGCATGGGACAAG gcaTTGGTCCAATCTACATGAACGAGGTCCAGTGCACAGGTCATGAGCGTTCTCTATGGAACTGCCGCTATAAGAACATTACTGCTGAAGACTGCAAGCACACAGAGGATGCTGCAGTCCGATGTAACGTGCCATACATGGGCTTTGAGAAAACG GTGCGTATCACAGGTGGTCGAACACGCTATGAAGGCCGTGTGGAAGTGTTGCGCACCAGCACTAACGGAACACAACACTGGGGTCTGATCTGTGGAGAAGGCTGGGGTACCAGTGAGGCCATGGTGGTGTGCAGACAGCTGGGCCTTGGATACTCCAACCATGGCATGCAA GAAACGTGGTACTGGGACGGCAGTAATGTGACTAACATGGTGATGAGCGGTGTGAAGTGCACGGGAGACGAACTGGCCCTCAGCCAGTGCCAGCAACACAAAACCGTCACCTGCCAGAAAACAGCTGCACGGTTCGCTGCAGGTGTTATCTGctcagaga CTGCGTCTGATCTGGTTTTGAACGCATCTCTGGTGCAGCAGACGGCATATATTGAGGACCGTCCGCTGCACATGCTGTACTGCGCTGCAGAGGAGGACTGTCTGTCTAAAAGTGCCGCGAAAGTCAACTGGCCCTACGGCCACCGTCGCCTGCTCCGCTTCTCCTCACAGATCCACAACATTGGTCGCGCTGACTTCAGGCCTAAAGCTGGACGCCACTCCTGGGTCTGGCACGCATGCCATGG GCATTATCACAGTATGGATATCTTCACACACTATGACTTGCTGAGTGTCAATGGCACCAAGGTGGCAGAGGGACACAAAGCTAGCTTCTGTCTAGAAGACAGCGACTGTCAGGAGG GTGTTTCCAAGCGTTATGAATGTGCTAATTTTGGAGAGCAGGGCATCACAGTAGGATGCTGGGATCTGTACCGGCATGATATCGACTGCCAGTGGATCGACATCACTGATGTCAAACCAGGAAATTACATCATGCAG GTTGTGATAAATCCTAATTTTGAGGTGTCTGAGAGCGACTACACAAATAATGCCATGAAATGCAACTGCAAATATGATGGCCACAGGATCTGGTTTCACAACTGTCATACCG GTGATGCTTTCAGTGAGGAGGCAGAGAGGAAGTTTGAGAAATACCCAGGACAGCTCAATAATGAGATCTCCTAA
- the loxl3b gene encoding lysyl oxidase homolog 3B isoform X4 gives MEHSQWWRHVVFLFFGIWVPSCFAQMASTVHPSPTPTAKSPEYLKFRLAGHPRKHNEGRIEVFYKGEWGTICDDDFSLANAHVLCRQLGFVSATGWAHSAKYGKGTGKIWLDNVQCSGSERSISVCKSRGWGSSDCTHDEDAGVICKDERLPGFVDSNIIEVQMDERHVEEVRLRPVVSSKRLPVIEGVVEVKYKDRWAQICDNGWTPKNSRVVCGMMGFPHERKVNKNFYKHLRKRSTVPKVKIRVKADRQEAKAKAITKASSKSKPGNSATAKRLYADRQKNYFLVHSVACLGTEIHLAACPLEFNHVNATESCPGGMPAVVSCVPGPEYAQNRAMKKKLKSSSTVRLKGGAKPGEGRVEVLKGNEWGTVCDDRWNMQSASVVCRELGYGSAKEALTGARMGQGIGPIYMNEVQCTGHERSLWNCRYKNITAEDCKHTEDAAVRCNVPYMGFEKTVRITGGRTRYEGRVEVLRTSTNGTQHWGLICGEGWGTSEAMVVCRQLGLGYSNHGMQVRLVGGRSEYEGRVEVWVGRRWGSVCSEGWTTKEAMVACRQLGLGFSMHAITETWYWDGSNVTNMVMSGVKCTGDELALSQCQQHKTVTCQKTAARFAAGVICSETASDLVLNASLVQQTAYIEDRPLHMLYCAAEEDCLSKSAAKVNWPYGHRRLLRFSSQIHNIGRADFRPKAGRHSWVWHACHGHYHSMDIFTHYDLLSVNGTKVAEGHKASFCLEDSDCQEGVSKRYECANFGEQGITVGCWDLYRHDIDCQWIDITDVKPGNYIMQVVINPNFEVSESDYTNNAMKCNCKYDGHRIWFHNCHTGDAFSEEAERKFEKYPGQLNNEIS, from the exons ATGGAGCACTCTCAGTGGTGGAGACACGTAGTCTTCCTCTTTTTTGGCATTTGGGTTCCATCATGCTTCGCTCAGATGGCATCCACTGTGCACCCAAGTCCCACCCCAACAGCCAAGTCACCTGAGTATCTGAAGTTTCGACTAGCTGGTCATCCGCGAAAGCACAATGAGGGCCGAATCGAGGTTTTCTATAAGGGCGAATGGGGAACCATCTGTGACGATGACTTCTCACTGGCCAATGCTCATGTGCTCTGTCGCCAGCTCGGGTTTGTCTCTGCTACAGGCTGGGCCCACAGCGCCAAATACGGAAAGGGCACAG gtaaGATCTGGTTAGATAACGTGCAGTGCAGTGGCAGTGAGAGGAGTATATCAGTGTGTAAGTCACGGGGATGGGGCAGCAGTGACTGTACTCATGATGAAGATGCTGGGGTGATCTGTAAGGATGAGAGGCTGCCAGGATTTGTTGACTCCAACATCATAGAG GTGCAGATGGATGAAAGGCATGTGGAGGAGGTGCGTCTCCGGCCTGTGGTATCCAGCAAAAGGCTGCCAGTGATAGAGGGAGTGGTGGAAGTAAAGTATAAAGACAGATGGGCCCAAATCTGTGATAACGGCTGGACACCTAAAAATTCAAGGGTTGTCTGTGGCATGATGGGTTTCCCCCATGAGAGGAAGGTCAACAAGAACTTCTACAA GCATCTCAGAAAGAGATCCACTGTGCCAAAAGTCAAAATTAGAGTAAAAGCAGACAG GCAAGAAGCCAAAGCTAAAGCTATCACTAAAGCTAGTTCTAAGTCTAAACCTGGCAACTCGGCCACAGCCAAAAG ACTGTATGCAGACCGGCAGAAGAATTACTTCCTGGTTCACTCTGTGGCCTGTTTAGGCACGGAGATTCACCTAGCTGCCTGTCCTCTGGAGTTTAACCACGTTAATGCCACTGAAAGCTGCCCAGGTGGCATGCCTGCCGTCGTCAGCTGTGTGCCTGGACCAGAGTATGCTCAAAACCGTGCCATGAAGAAAAAACTCAAATCCTCG AGCACAGTACGTCTGAAAGGTGGAGCGAAGCCAGGAGAGGGCCGTGTGGAGGTGCTGAAAGGCAATGAATGGGGGACAGTGTGTGATGATCGCTGGAACATGCAGTCTGCCAGTGTGGTGTGCAGAGAATTGGGCTATGGCTCTGCTAAGGAGGCTCTTACTGGAGCTCGCATGGGACAAG gcaTTGGTCCAATCTACATGAACGAGGTCCAGTGCACAGGTCATGAGCGTTCTCTATGGAACTGCCGCTATAAGAACATTACTGCTGAAGACTGCAAGCACACAGAGGATGCTGCAGTCCGATGTAACGTGCCATACATGGGCTTTGAGAAAACG GTGCGTATCACAGGTGGTCGAACACGCTATGAAGGCCGTGTGGAAGTGTTGCGCACCAGCACTAACGGAACACAACACTGGGGTCTGATCTGTGGAGAAGGCTGGGGTACCAGTGAGGCCATGGTGGTGTGCAGACAGCTGGGCCTTGGATACTCCAACCATGGCATGCAA GTACGGCTGGTGGGTGGGCGGTCAGAGTATGAGGGGAGAGTGGAGGTTTGGGTGGGTCGGCGCTGGGGCAGTGTGTGCAGTGAGGGCTGGACCACCAAAGAGGCCATGGTGGCTTGCAGACAGCTAGGGCTGGGGTTCAGCATGCATGCTATTACT GAAACGTGGTACTGGGACGGCAGTAATGTGACTAACATGGTGATGAGCGGTGTGAAGTGCACGGGAGACGAACTGGCCCTCAGCCAGTGCCAGCAACACAAAACCGTCACCTGCCAGAAAACAGCTGCACGGTTCGCTGCAGGTGTTATCTGctcagaga CTGCGTCTGATCTGGTTTTGAACGCATCTCTGGTGCAGCAGACGGCATATATTGAGGACCGTCCGCTGCACATGCTGTACTGCGCTGCAGAGGAGGACTGTCTGTCTAAAAGTGCCGCGAAAGTCAACTGGCCCTACGGCCACCGTCGCCTGCTCCGCTTCTCCTCACAGATCCACAACATTGGTCGCGCTGACTTCAGGCCTAAAGCTGGACGCCACTCCTGGGTCTGGCACGCATGCCATGG GCATTATCACAGTATGGATATCTTCACACACTATGACTTGCTGAGTGTCAATGGCACCAAGGTGGCAGAGGGACACAAAGCTAGCTTCTGTCTAGAAGACAGCGACTGTCAGGAGG GTGTTTCCAAGCGTTATGAATGTGCTAATTTTGGAGAGCAGGGCATCACAGTAGGATGCTGGGATCTGTACCGGCATGATATCGACTGCCAGTGGATCGACATCACTGATGTCAAACCAGGAAATTACATCATGCAG GTTGTGATAAATCCTAATTTTGAGGTGTCTGAGAGCGACTACACAAATAATGCCATGAAATGCAACTGCAAATATGATGGCCACAGGATCTGGTTTCACAACTGTCATACCG GTGATGCTTTCAGTGAGGAGGCAGAGAGGAAGTTTGAGAAATACCCAGGACAGCTCAATAATGAGATCTCCTAA
- the loxl3b gene encoding lysyl oxidase homolog 3B isoform X2, producing the protein MEHSQWWRHVVFLFFGIWVPSCFAQMASTVHPSPTPTAKSPEYLKFRLAGHPRKHNEGRIEVFYKGEWGTICDDDFSLANAHVLCRQLGFVSATGWAHSAKYGKGTGKIWLDNVQCSGSERSISVCKSRGWGSSDCTHDEDAGVICKDERLPGFVDSNIIEVQMDERHVEEVRLRPVVSSKRLPVIEGVVEVKYKDRWAQICDNGWTPKNSRVVCGMMGFPHERKVNKNFYKQEAKAKAITKASSKSKPGNSATAKRLYADRQKNYFLVHSVACLGTEIHLAACPLEFNHVNATESCPGGMPAVVSCVPGPEYAQNRAMKKKLKSSSTVRLKGGAKPGEGRVEVLKGNEWGTVCDDRWNMQSASVVCRELGYGSAKEALTGARMGQGIGPIYMNEVQCTGHERSLWNCRYKNITAEDCKHTEDAAVRCNVPYMGFEKTVRITGGRTRYEGRVEVLRTSTNGTQHWGLICGEGWGTSEAMVVCRQLGLGYSNHGMQETWYWDGSNVTNMVMSGVKCTGDELALSQCQQHKTVTCQKTAARFAAGVICSETASDLVLNASLVQQTAYIEDRPLHMLYCAAEEDCLSKSAAKVNWPYGHRRLLRFSSQIHNIGRADFRPKAGRHSWVWHACHGHYHSMDIFTHYDLLSVNGTKVAEGHKASFCLEDSDCQEGVSKRYECANFGEQGITVGCWDLYRHDIDCQWIDITDVKPGNYIMQVVINPNFEVSESDYTNNAMKCNCKYDGHRIWFHNCHTGDAFSEEAERKFEKYPGQLNNEIS; encoded by the exons ATGGAGCACTCTCAGTGGTGGAGACACGTAGTCTTCCTCTTTTTTGGCATTTGGGTTCCATCATGCTTCGCTCAGATGGCATCCACTGTGCACCCAAGTCCCACCCCAACAGCCAAGTCACCTGAGTATCTGAAGTTTCGACTAGCTGGTCATCCGCGAAAGCACAATGAGGGCCGAATCGAGGTTTTCTATAAGGGCGAATGGGGAACCATCTGTGACGATGACTTCTCACTGGCCAATGCTCATGTGCTCTGTCGCCAGCTCGGGTTTGTCTCTGCTACAGGCTGGGCCCACAGCGCCAAATACGGAAAGGGCACAG gtaaGATCTGGTTAGATAACGTGCAGTGCAGTGGCAGTGAGAGGAGTATATCAGTGTGTAAGTCACGGGGATGGGGCAGCAGTGACTGTACTCATGATGAAGATGCTGGGGTGATCTGTAAGGATGAGAGGCTGCCAGGATTTGTTGACTCCAACATCATAGAG GTGCAGATGGATGAAAGGCATGTGGAGGAGGTGCGTCTCCGGCCTGTGGTATCCAGCAAAAGGCTGCCAGTGATAGAGGGAGTGGTGGAAGTAAAGTATAAAGACAGATGGGCCCAAATCTGTGATAACGGCTGGACACCTAAAAATTCAAGGGTTGTCTGTGGCATGATGGGTTTCCCCCATGAGAGGAAGGTCAACAAGAACTTCTACAA GCAAGAAGCCAAAGCTAAAGCTATCACTAAAGCTAGTTCTAAGTCTAAACCTGGCAACTCGGCCACAGCCAAAAG ACTGTATGCAGACCGGCAGAAGAATTACTTCCTGGTTCACTCTGTGGCCTGTTTAGGCACGGAGATTCACCTAGCTGCCTGTCCTCTGGAGTTTAACCACGTTAATGCCACTGAAAGCTGCCCAGGTGGCATGCCTGCCGTCGTCAGCTGTGTGCCTGGACCAGAGTATGCTCAAAACCGTGCCATGAAGAAAAAACTCAAATCCTCG AGCACAGTACGTCTGAAAGGTGGAGCGAAGCCAGGAGAGGGCCGTGTGGAGGTGCTGAAAGGCAATGAATGGGGGACAGTGTGTGATGATCGCTGGAACATGCAGTCTGCCAGTGTGGTGTGCAGAGAATTGGGCTATGGCTCTGCTAAGGAGGCTCTTACTGGAGCTCGCATGGGACAAG gcaTTGGTCCAATCTACATGAACGAGGTCCAGTGCACAGGTCATGAGCGTTCTCTATGGAACTGCCGCTATAAGAACATTACTGCTGAAGACTGCAAGCACACAGAGGATGCTGCAGTCCGATGTAACGTGCCATACATGGGCTTTGAGAAAACG GTGCGTATCACAGGTGGTCGAACACGCTATGAAGGCCGTGTGGAAGTGTTGCGCACCAGCACTAACGGAACACAACACTGGGGTCTGATCTGTGGAGAAGGCTGGGGTACCAGTGAGGCCATGGTGGTGTGCAGACAGCTGGGCCTTGGATACTCCAACCATGGCATGCAA GAAACGTGGTACTGGGACGGCAGTAATGTGACTAACATGGTGATGAGCGGTGTGAAGTGCACGGGAGACGAACTGGCCCTCAGCCAGTGCCAGCAACACAAAACCGTCACCTGCCAGAAAACAGCTGCACGGTTCGCTGCAGGTGTTATCTGctcagaga CTGCGTCTGATCTGGTTTTGAACGCATCTCTGGTGCAGCAGACGGCATATATTGAGGACCGTCCGCTGCACATGCTGTACTGCGCTGCAGAGGAGGACTGTCTGTCTAAAAGTGCCGCGAAAGTCAACTGGCCCTACGGCCACCGTCGCCTGCTCCGCTTCTCCTCACAGATCCACAACATTGGTCGCGCTGACTTCAGGCCTAAAGCTGGACGCCACTCCTGGGTCTGGCACGCATGCCATGG GCATTATCACAGTATGGATATCTTCACACACTATGACTTGCTGAGTGTCAATGGCACCAAGGTGGCAGAGGGACACAAAGCTAGCTTCTGTCTAGAAGACAGCGACTGTCAGGAGG GTGTTTCCAAGCGTTATGAATGTGCTAATTTTGGAGAGCAGGGCATCACAGTAGGATGCTGGGATCTGTACCGGCATGATATCGACTGCCAGTGGATCGACATCACTGATGTCAAACCAGGAAATTACATCATGCAG GTTGTGATAAATCCTAATTTTGAGGTGTCTGAGAGCGACTACACAAATAATGCCATGAAATGCAACTGCAAATATGATGGCCACAGGATCTGGTTTCACAACTGTCATACCG GTGATGCTTTCAGTGAGGAGGCAGAGAGGAAGTTTGAGAAATACCCAGGACAGCTCAATAATGAGATCTCCTAA
- the loxl3b gene encoding lysyl oxidase homolog 3B isoform X3, whose product MEHSQWWRHVVFLFFGIWVPSCFAQMASTVHPSPTPTAKSPEYLKFRLAGHPRKHNEGRIEVFYKGEWGTICDDDFSLANAHVLCRQLGFVSATGWAHSAKYGKGTGKIWLDNVQCSGSERSISVCKSRGWGSSDCTHDEDAGVICKDERLPGFVDSNIIEVQMDERHVEEVRLRPVVSSKRLPVIEGVVEVKYKDRWAQICDNGWTPKNSRVVCGMMGFPHERKVNKNFYKLYADRQKNYFLVHSVACLGTEIHLAACPLEFNHVNATESCPGGMPAVVSCVPGPEYAQNRAMKKKLKSSSTVRLKGGAKPGEGRVEVLKGNEWGTVCDDRWNMQSASVVCRELGYGSAKEALTGARMGQGIGPIYMNEVQCTGHERSLWNCRYKNITAEDCKHTEDAAVRCNVPYMGFEKTVRITGGRTRYEGRVEVLRTSTNGTQHWGLICGEGWGTSEAMVVCRQLGLGYSNHGMQETWYWDGSNVTNMVMSGVKCTGDELALSQCQQHKTVTCQKTAARFAAGVICSETASDLVLNASLVQQTAYIEDRPLHMLYCAAEEDCLSKSAAKVNWPYGHRRLLRFSSQIHNIGRADFRPKAGRHSWVWHACHGHYHSMDIFTHYDLLSVNGTKVAEGHKASFCLEDSDCQEGVSKRYECANFGEQGITVGCWDLYRHDIDCQWIDITDVKPGNYIMQVVINPNFEVSESDYTNNAMKCNCKYDGHRIWFHNCHTGDAFSEEAERKFEKYPGQLNNEIS is encoded by the exons ATGGAGCACTCTCAGTGGTGGAGACACGTAGTCTTCCTCTTTTTTGGCATTTGGGTTCCATCATGCTTCGCTCAGATGGCATCCACTGTGCACCCAAGTCCCACCCCAACAGCCAAGTCACCTGAGTATCTGAAGTTTCGACTAGCTGGTCATCCGCGAAAGCACAATGAGGGCCGAATCGAGGTTTTCTATAAGGGCGAATGGGGAACCATCTGTGACGATGACTTCTCACTGGCCAATGCTCATGTGCTCTGTCGCCAGCTCGGGTTTGTCTCTGCTACAGGCTGGGCCCACAGCGCCAAATACGGAAAGGGCACAG gtaaGATCTGGTTAGATAACGTGCAGTGCAGTGGCAGTGAGAGGAGTATATCAGTGTGTAAGTCACGGGGATGGGGCAGCAGTGACTGTACTCATGATGAAGATGCTGGGGTGATCTGTAAGGATGAGAGGCTGCCAGGATTTGTTGACTCCAACATCATAGAG GTGCAGATGGATGAAAGGCATGTGGAGGAGGTGCGTCTCCGGCCTGTGGTATCCAGCAAAAGGCTGCCAGTGATAGAGGGAGTGGTGGAAGTAAAGTATAAAGACAGATGGGCCCAAATCTGTGATAACGGCTGGACACCTAAAAATTCAAGGGTTGTCTGTGGCATGATGGGTTTCCCCCATGAGAGGAAGGTCAACAAGAACTTCTACAA ACTGTATGCAGACCGGCAGAAGAATTACTTCCTGGTTCACTCTGTGGCCTGTTTAGGCACGGAGATTCACCTAGCTGCCTGTCCTCTGGAGTTTAACCACGTTAATGCCACTGAAAGCTGCCCAGGTGGCATGCCTGCCGTCGTCAGCTGTGTGCCTGGACCAGAGTATGCTCAAAACCGTGCCATGAAGAAAAAACTCAAATCCTCG AGCACAGTACGTCTGAAAGGTGGAGCGAAGCCAGGAGAGGGCCGTGTGGAGGTGCTGAAAGGCAATGAATGGGGGACAGTGTGTGATGATCGCTGGAACATGCAGTCTGCCAGTGTGGTGTGCAGAGAATTGGGCTATGGCTCTGCTAAGGAGGCTCTTACTGGAGCTCGCATGGGACAAG gcaTTGGTCCAATCTACATGAACGAGGTCCAGTGCACAGGTCATGAGCGTTCTCTATGGAACTGCCGCTATAAGAACATTACTGCTGAAGACTGCAAGCACACAGAGGATGCTGCAGTCCGATGTAACGTGCCATACATGGGCTTTGAGAAAACG GTGCGTATCACAGGTGGTCGAACACGCTATGAAGGCCGTGTGGAAGTGTTGCGCACCAGCACTAACGGAACACAACACTGGGGTCTGATCTGTGGAGAAGGCTGGGGTACCAGTGAGGCCATGGTGGTGTGCAGACAGCTGGGCCTTGGATACTCCAACCATGGCATGCAA GAAACGTGGTACTGGGACGGCAGTAATGTGACTAACATGGTGATGAGCGGTGTGAAGTGCACGGGAGACGAACTGGCCCTCAGCCAGTGCCAGCAACACAAAACCGTCACCTGCCAGAAAACAGCTGCACGGTTCGCTGCAGGTGTTATCTGctcagaga CTGCGTCTGATCTGGTTTTGAACGCATCTCTGGTGCAGCAGACGGCATATATTGAGGACCGTCCGCTGCACATGCTGTACTGCGCTGCAGAGGAGGACTGTCTGTCTAAAAGTGCCGCGAAAGTCAACTGGCCCTACGGCCACCGTCGCCTGCTCCGCTTCTCCTCACAGATCCACAACATTGGTCGCGCTGACTTCAGGCCTAAAGCTGGACGCCACTCCTGGGTCTGGCACGCATGCCATGG GCATTATCACAGTATGGATATCTTCACACACTATGACTTGCTGAGTGTCAATGGCACCAAGGTGGCAGAGGGACACAAAGCTAGCTTCTGTCTAGAAGACAGCGACTGTCAGGAGG GTGTTTCCAAGCGTTATGAATGTGCTAATTTTGGAGAGCAGGGCATCACAGTAGGATGCTGGGATCTGTACCGGCATGATATCGACTGCCAGTGGATCGACATCACTGATGTCAAACCAGGAAATTACATCATGCAG GTTGTGATAAATCCTAATTTTGAGGTGTCTGAGAGCGACTACACAAATAATGCCATGAAATGCAACTGCAAATATGATGGCCACAGGATCTGGTTTCACAACTGTCATACCG GTGATGCTTTCAGTGAGGAGGCAGAGAGGAAGTTTGAGAAATACCCAGGACAGCTCAATAATGAGATCTCCTAA